gtactaatattcaCATTTTGGTACCGATATGCACCtcctgaggtactaatattcaCATTTTGGTACCGATATGCACCTCTAAGGTACTTAtttgcactctttggtaccgatgtgcacctctgaggtactaatatgcactcttaggtaccaatatgcacctcctgaggtactaatatgcactctttggtaacAATATGCAcctctaaggtactaatatgcactctttggtaccagtatgcacctttgaggtactaatatgcactctttggtacaaatatgcacctctgaggtactaatttgTGCTCTTTGATACCGATATGCACCTCTGAAGTactacagttgtgttcaaaattattcaaccccaactgaaattgattgttttggccggtttgacattgattttgatcattcagtcatcctgcttacaattacatcaaagaggcatgtgtaggtcagacaaatataacataacatttataatgaaataaccacaaatgtcttttctgtgctcacatcattatcagttttattcaacccccaagtgacattcaatcttagtacttagtacaacatccttttacagttaaaacagcttttaaacgtgaagcatagcttgacacaagtgtcttgcagcgatctacgggtatcttcgcccattcatcatgggcaaaagcctccagttcagtcacattcttaggcttgcggactgcaactgctttctttaagtcccaccagaggttctcaatcggatttaagtctggtgactgcgatggccacttcaaaatgttccagccttttttctgcaaccatgctctagtggatttggaggtatgcttgggatcattgtcctgttgaaaggtccaacgtctcccaagcctcaggtttgtgacggactgcaacacattgtcatccaatatctcctggtactgaagagaattcatggtaccttgcacacgctgaagtttccctgtacctgcagaagcaaaacagccccaaagcatgattgaccccccaccatgcttcacagtaggcaaggtgttcttttcttcataggccttgtttttcctcctccaaaaatagcgttgatccatgggcccaaacagttctaattttccacagaacactatcccaaaacttctgtggtttgtccacatgacttttggcatactgcagtcgactcttcttattctttggagacagcaagggggtgcgcctgggagttctggcatggaggccttcagtacgcagggtgcgccgtattgtctgagcagaaacttcagtacccacatctgacaaatcttttttcagttcctcagcagtcacacggggacttttttccactctacgcttcagatagcgcacagcagtcgcagttagcatcttttttctgccatgaccaggaagcgtttcaacagtgccctttgccttgaatttgcgaatgatgcttcctatggtgtctcttggtatgtttaacatctttgcaatcttcttatagccattgcccttcctgtgaagattaatcacctcttctcttgtcttcctggaccattcttttgacttcaccatgtttgtaaccacaccagtaaatgtttagaaggagttgagtatcacagtcattttaaagctgcctaattggtgcttattaggctttattgctgttccctgacatccataggtgttttcaatacctgattgaacacttcaatgaacctctgttcttcagagtggtagttttttaaggggttgaataattgtgtcaatgaagaattcacaaaagaaacatttactactatattacaaaaccaattgatgtcattttagttgcatatggttctttaagaagtcattgtaggatttcattctgaatacaattacaaatgtacactaaattccctaaaacccttaacagcattggggggttgaataattttgaacacaactgtaatatgcactctttggtaccaatatgcacctctaAGTTActaatgcactctttggtacacGTACTGTATGCACCTTtgtggtactaatatgcactctttgttACCGATATGCACCTCCTGAGGTagtaatatgcactctttggtaccaatttgcacctctaaggtactaatatgcactctttggtaccagtatgcacctttgtggtactaatatgcactctttgttACCGATATGCACCTTTGCGAAACTAATATCCactctttggtactaatatgcacctttgaggtactaatatgcactcttttgtAATGATATGCACCTTTGCGAAACTAATATCCactctttggtactaatatgcactcttttgtACCAGTAagcacctttgaggtactaatatgcactctttggtaccgatatgcacctttgaggtactaatatgcactctttggtaccgattaccacctctgaggtactaatatgcactctttaggtgcaaatgttTACTtgttgaaagggtaccgccccagtgatagctagggaccattttgtgagcattttttatgatcTTAAATGAAAGTGTTGATAAATAATTCTAAGCAGACATTCACATAAACAAATGTGAGAGCCTTAGCTTGTCACAGGAGGTATCTCTCTTTACAAGGTAAATATCTTGTCCTGAGAAGCAATAAAAAGAGTACCTGACATTCCTGAAAGTTATTGTAAAATCCAGGACACTTCAATTATGTTATTACATTCTGTTAGGATATCAGGATTTACATTGTCAATTATCAATTACATTTTATctgctttttatataaattgacttatataaaaaaaacatctgtctGACTGCTTGCAGAAATTAAATTGTTAATTCATTCAGctgtttaattttaaagggaaagttaaTTGTTGACCATCAACATATTTTcttaacatactgtaaatatGTGATGTACTTggatctgagagagagagagagagaacacaacagaataaaaaaataatatcatATAAAAACTGGAACATACCATACCAGTTTAATTTCTGATATATTTAAGGCGTGACAACATATCATTAACTTTGTTTACACAGAAGTGCAATGTAGGACAATCTAGGCTGTACAATTGGCTGTGTCTTCTTAAATTTAAACATATAATTACAATAAAGCATTACAGATAAGTGAACGTCTCCCACACATGACGTGACAATCaagacacatacacatacattttGGATGAGATCCATTAAAGCAgatcaaaacaaaactgattgAACCTGCATGTTGTACGTTTCATTGTAAGACTTGTGTAAGAATTACACAAGACTTTGCCCCAAGTGtttttgtgaaggtaaaatataacaaaaaaatctgagCTTAGCAAAAGTAGCAAATCGATACTACAGTATGCATTTGTCAAATAAAACTTCACAAAATAAAGTacatcttaaaggaaaaccccatataaatgttttaaagacattttttaccaaCACCAACATTACATGACTCCagtaaaacatgacattttgaCAGGCTGAATATCACCCACACAGTTTATATAGTTAAAATATCCTATACAGTAACACTACTGTATTGTAATGTCcttaaatattgtttaaaaagcTGATATACCCAGCTTAGACctttacttttataaaaaaataaaactgaaaagtTCACATTCTGGGGACAAATGTTAGCAGTTTGCTAACTGTGCTGAGAGAGGACAACTTTCTAGCTTGTGATTAATGTCCTTCAAGTCTTCTGGTTCTTGTGTCGACTTTAACGGCCATCTGACATTAAAACAAAATCATTAAATTGATTTGATCCACAAGTACATCTTAACACACAAAACTAAATCAATACATGCAGGAATCAAAGGTTACcggtgttaataaaaaaatgtttcacaTGTCACATGACATAAAGTGCTTAAAAGGAGCACATTTTAAAGACATCTAGTCGATAGACCTCCATTAACATGCGAAACActctctttaaaaaataaagggtGCTTCATGACATGACGGCCCCATCGCTTCGAATAAGAACCACTTTTGGCTAAATGTTTCCCTTACACAAAACATACAACGCATTCTTTGGAATTCCACAGTAACTTTAGCCTATGTTGATTTGCCTGAACATCATCTATCCATTAAACTGTAACTTTTAAGGTCAAACCTACAAAAACCTGAAGCCCTCCAGGGTGATATCATCTACTGTATCAGTGCCTTTTTATTTGGTTTTCCACACAGCTGGTTTAGTAATTTATTGGTCTCACCGTGCAGAGCATGAGAGCTTCAGTCTGGGCTGTTTCTCACAGTCCTCTACTGTGTCAGGTAAAGGGATGCCGCTGGTCTCTGGAAGAAGCAGACAGAGGACTGTGCCGATGATTGGTCCACTGCTATAACAGATCATAGCTGGCAGAGGGATCCCACCTTCAGGGGGCACCACTGCATTTATAATACAAGCCACTCTGTAACAAAGGCTAACCAGGCCAATGCACTTCTGCCTGTATAGGGGACAATGGTTTTCAATGGTGAGAAACAATGATGTACggcatgcatttatcagacctttatgtccaaaacaacttacagtgcatacaAACTATGAGTATCTGAGACTAGGTTTAAGTACATACTAATTGTTTAACTTTAACTAAGTTGTTATGCAATCCAATTCACTATAATGGGCTTTCACAGTGTTAGCCATAACCCCTGGTCATTGCCTTTACTTTAATTAAGTTGTTATATAGTTATGTTATATGGGGCCATATATAATACCTTATGGTACACCCCTGATTATTGTATAAGCTTTACACTACTTTGTTATATAGGCGATTGTATGGGGCTACATGGATACCTTCCTTTTAACATTAGCAAGTATTGGCGGCATTGTTAAATTGCTTTAACCATAACATCTGGttatgggtcagtgacaaaaacggtttggcaagatgagaaattcaaaaatcttaaaaaaaaaacttgttttaaaagcactcatcaggtttatttttaatgcacatagtgtatttatgttaattttatacaataaaaatgacatttgcaaaatttttatgaaagttaagactgaatggacctgaaaatgtcaaatggtgtaaccgccaattgcgccaaagtatgagaaatattaaatattttatccaatTTGATGGTATGTAAgtgtaatcataaaaaaatcatgttaaaaaatatattttattagttatttctatatgtaaattttaatgtgtaatatttgtcctgacatatgctgaaaacagctctgttttctaaataatctttgaagAATAACGTAAAAaagtatgtaaaaaatcatattacactaaactagatgataaTATTTTATCCaacttttttatgaatatatttatattttcatttaaaaaaatactagttacaccatttgacacagaccggttacaccatattgacatttttgcaattatcccccaaatattctttcaaaatgaaataaaaccagaaattttagaaaaaagagaatgtatgcaagtaatgtgcaattttttttacattttaaaccttttaaatgtaattgAACCATACTGACACAAAATACGTCACTTAATTGACCCTTGTGCAGTCGATTTGTGATTGTGGGCccacatacactgaaaaaatgattcattcaatttactcattttttttgggttaagtggtcgcaatcaatttatttaagctacatttaaacaaaacaatttagaaaaacaaaacaaaaaacttttgttcaaatgtagcttaaatagatgaattgcgaccacttaccttaaaaaatttagtaaattgaattaatcattttttaagtgtaaaaaatagtttgaaaatgtaaaaaaacggCTAGCTGGACTCTGCCCTTGGGCCAACGGGTGGTACCTTACAATCAACAAGAAAGACTTTAATGCACGGTCTATGCAGAACAGACTTTGATTCCATGTACTCGATTATACAACCTGATCTCATgggaatttgtacgtattttcatacaaaaacatacatttattagataaaaacaataatgatacCCCACCCCATACCCAACGTGATGGGACGGGGCGTAAGCAAATTGTTCAAATGTACGAAGTTGGTCGCACAAATGTATAAAATACGCaaaaattgccatgagattgtgtcaGATTATAACTTCCTAAGGACACATTGGTCACATTTAAATCTAGCAGGATTTGTACATTATTAGCTCAGATCTGTTATCATCCCTAActaattgtttattaattaaaccTCCTTTAATTCAATGTTATATAAACCCAATCAATCATTGACATAGCCGAGCCCTACATGCTGTTTTCCTTTCGCAATACGCTGTAGCAACCTATCAGAAGTGAGAAATGTGCTTACACTATCTTGTTTTTATTGCATAGTAGGCCTAACTCACAGCGTTGTTCGATTACACGTGCTGACACCAAATCAATTATTATGTAACTGTGGGAAAACTAGTTTTATAGTCTGTCATGACTCAGCATGTTTAGTACTCTGAGGATGCAGGAATGATCACATACTGTGCGGGTATGTGCCAATATCTGTACATTTGATAATATACTCTCATAGATCAGCACATACAtcaatattttgtttttcaaGAGTGAAAAACAAGGCCAGCCAAACATACACTTATAATACAATACACAATAATATGCAAAGTATGTCATACGTCTTGGATATAATCGGTGTACCTAATGACAGTTGGGAATAGCTCAATTCCATAAAGCATGGAGACACAGGTGGTAGACTGCATACATAGCTTTCCCATTAAAGCCAGCGTTATAACAAGACCCGGCATGTCTGatcaaagagagagaaagaggtaAAGTTTGATATTTGTAAGGGGGTTTTACACTGTCCCTAGCTGCCACTGGGGCGGtagcctttcaaaaagtacacctttcaGTTCATATTAGTCCTTAAAATGTACATAGGACCATTATTTTAGGCTTGGGACcattattttacaatttttcCTGACAGTGTTAAAGTATCTACTACATTGTGATATAAACCAAGCACTAACTATTAATACCAAATCATGACGTTATACACTTCATTATCATCCAGACTGTTCTTAGTATTACATTTTAAGTTCCTCACCACAGAAATTGGAGACGAGGAGGGAGAGCATACAGGAAATGCCACTGAGGAATAGAGAGGCCATGCTGAAGGGTCTACGGCCACATCGCTTCAACAGAAATGGGAGAAGTAAGGAAGGAGACTCCGAAAGTCCGGAGAAAAACTGTGCCAAATAGATATTTACTCCGAAACTTCCAATACTGAAGCATATTCCATAATAGGTAAGAGCAGAAACAAAACTGAGGAGAAATACAATGATTTTTAGGTTGGTACATGAATGACAGTGATTGTTAGGAATAAAGACATGCCGTGTTTATGACTCAAGTACTACAACACTttcatgaactaagattaaaggattagtaaattttctaaaaaaaatccagataatttacttaccaccatgtcatccaaaatgttgatgtctttgttcagccgagaagaaactatgttccctgaggaaaacattccatgatttttctcattttaatggtcCCCAACACttttaatgcagttaaaaaTGGCAGTTTCAATGGAatctaagaggctgtttacacttggcattaacatgtgttttcgtcgatcggatcacaagtggacgacgttaatgccaggtgtaaacggtgttcaaaacgttttgagctcgtccactttcgaccactttcaaccacatccagaggtggtcgaaaccactttcgatcggatcgctttggagttgcggaacgcacatgtggttgaatgtgttcgaacagccacacgcgaccgccttctctccgcctatttatctaatctgaggtatttaacacaagttttacgtcttttttgacttctggggtgaacattcggtgaacagcgctatttttagcctttcattgataaaactaagcggctgatctccgtagtttcgttttgaaagcgtgtgaaagttgcttgatcctatttcatcaattgcgctgaaaattcaaagaaagctcttacatactcatgtacaaaacactgtgcagcatgtttacttgctaaacaagcagtgcactccgacataatattagtttgcgtccatataaactcataattactcccgctcgggtttgaatgacagcagagagactcgcccaccatctcacagaccaccccctcatagtattcagcacagaagtggtcgaaagtggacaaaagagacggatttaaataccaggtgtaaacgtaatgtgtctctatcgtccacttgtgatccgatcgatgaagacacatcttaataccaagtgtaaacagcccctaaatgatcccaaactaggcataagggtcttatctagcgaaacgattgtcatttttggcaagaaaaataaaaaatatgcaccttaaaaccacaacttctccgaagtgacctcacgtaattacgtaatgacgtcgaaaggtcacgtgttacataaatgaaacgcacatttgcggactattttaaacaataaactgacacaaagacattaattactatcatttgacatacaacaacgtcggaacggtcctctttctccacacttgtaaacactggggcatagtttcgcatacgtcatctgtgacctcttgacgtgatgacgtattacatgAGGTTATGCTGGCACATCACACAAATGGCAGCCTGATCccacgaatttccgtgggatagtcatggaattttttgctcattttgccgtggcattctcacggattggttactcaactgttttgtcctattttcttaccattttcgcttcggtttagggttagatttacatagaTTTACattaactctaaccccaacaccaggcgacaattgtttaaagtttagaaaatataaaagaataaatcagaaaaaatagtataaaccaatagttaaagtgacatactaacgcaaacaccaaatctaaccctaactgttacgtgttggggtccattaaagtccattaaaatgagaaaaatcctagaatgttttcctcaaaaaacacaatttcttctcgactgacaaagaaagacatcaacattttggatgacatggtggtgagtaaattatctggatttttttttttaatggactaatcctttaataattgttatctaatgcattaactaatgttaacaaataaaaccTTATTAGAAAGCGTTACCACTTCATATAATGAAAATACTCAATTAAACATACCTACCCAATGTAACTCATGATAAACAGGCGCAGCAGTATAGGTGATGTAAAGTTGGTCAAATTCGTCTGTGTTTTAGTGTAGGTCTTCTGTGGGAGGGATTTTTGATCCTCACTGTCCATTGAGTTCAAAAGCTATCAAAGAAATTTATTTTAGCACATGCTGGAATGGCCATGTCCATATGCTTTCCCCAATTTAGCAGTATAACTTTGTGTCTCTTACCAGACCTAGGTAGTGTTTGTCCTCAGGACTTTTATTTCGATAGTCCTCCAGTGTTTCCAGCCTCTTATTGAGTAGTAGCCATCGAGGAGATTCTGGAAGAAAGCTGATAATTGCAACAAAGTCAGTGTTTAGTTAACGCATTTTATGATGTATTGAAAATGTGTGTTAGTTCTACTAACAAATAAAGAGGTAGAAAGACAATCTGAGGAATGCCCAGAGCCAGATGAAACTGCATCCAGCCACTGGTCAAAAAAGCAATGCCAGCCATTCCCATCATTCCCAGACTGAAGATGAAAGAAAATAGGGTAGGTGGCCAGATACGATACTTCGGCAGGCTCCATTCGACCCCTGAGAAACCAGATAGCCACCTGTATCAGGTCTCATACACGAATATCATAGCCAGAAGTACCAACAGTTGGCTTTTACCTCCTGGTTAAGCAAAACTTGTCAGGAAAGGCCTGCTGCTTGAATAAACTATCCCCCAGTTTCACAGAAAAGTCCTAGACTACAAGACATGTTTGAGCCGTCTCATCTGAAAATAACCTGCATTGacagatataaaaataaattta
This is a stretch of genomic DNA from Misgurnus anguillicaudatus chromosome 7, ASM2758022v2, whole genome shotgun sequence. It encodes these proteins:
- the si:dkey-190l8.2 gene encoding solute carrier family 22 member 6-B isoform X2, translating into MKARGASCLFTGPLQIHVYLILGLQIFFIAFTFFVDVFTLHVKFCDEESNLNHTEEDISTNISTIINRTDNLNYLASGPSCHNYYFPHGQATYMTGLLIGSLFGGALSDKYGKKCLLICCSAVHAAATVIVAFLPYARVYLTARCVSGAASSVIYICTYSLGVEWSLPKYRIWPPTLFSFIFSLGMMGMAGIAFLTSGWMQFHLALGIPQIVFLPLYFFLPESPRWLLLNKRLETLEDYRNKSPEDKHYLGLLLNSMDSEDQKSLPQKTYTKTQTNLTNFTSPILLRLFIMSYIGFVSALTYYGICFSIGSFGRCGRRPFSMASLFLSGISCMLSLLVSNFCDMPGLVITLALMGKLCMQSTTCVSMLYGIELFPTVIRQKCIGLVSLCYRVACIINAVVPPEGGIPLPAMICYSSGPIIGTVLCLLLPETSGIPLPDTVEDCEKQPRLKLSCSARWPLKSTQEPEDLKDINHKLESCPLSAQLANC
- the si:dkey-190l8.2 gene encoding solute carrier family 22 member 6 isoform X1, with the protein product MKARGASCLFTGPLQIHVYLILGLQIFFIAFTFFVDVFTLHVKFCDEESNLNHTEEDISTNISTIINRTDNLNYLASGPSCHNYYFPHGQATYMTGLLIGSLFGGALSDKYGKKCLLICCSAVHAAATVIVAFLPYARVYLTARCVSGAASSVIYICTYSLGVEWSLPKYRIWPPTLFSFIFSLGMMGMAGIAFLTSGWMQFHLALGIPQIVFLPLYFFLPESPRWLLLNKRLETLEDYRNKSPEDKHYLGLLLNSMDSEDQKSLPQKTYTKTQTNLTNFTSPILLRLFIMSYIGFVSALTYYGICFSIGSFGVNIYLAQFFSGLSESPSLLLPFLLKRCGRRPFSMASLFLSGISCMLSLLVSNFCDMPGLVITLALMGKLCMQSTTCVSMLYGIELFPTVIRQKCIGLVSLCYRVACIINAVVPPEGGIPLPAMICYSSGPIIGTVLCLLLPETSGIPLPDTVEDCEKQPRLKLSCSARWPLKSTQEPEDLKDINHKLESCPLSAQLANC